In bacterium, the genomic stretch GGTTTCCATCTCCTCGACCTTGTCGCGCACCGCCGCGGCGGCGGCGTGGAGACCGGCTCGCTCGGTGGCGGTGAGGTCGAGCTCGACCACTTCCTCCACACCCGCGGCGCCGAGACGGGCCGGAACACCCAGGTAGATGTCCGACAGCCCGTATTCCCCCGTGAGCCAGGCGCACACCGGCGTCATCCTGCCCTCGTCCTCGAGGATCGCCCGCGCCATCAGCGCCGCCGCCGACGAGGGGGCGTAGAAAGCGCTGCCGGTCTTCAGGTATGCGACGATCTCCGCCCCGCCGCCCCGGGTCTTCTCCACGAGCGCGTCGATCTCGTCCTGAGCAAGTATCCGCGGCAGGGGCTTCCCGTCCACGAAGCACTGGGACGGCACGGGGACCATGGTCGCGCCGTGGCTACCGAGAGTCAGGGCCTCGACCGAGAGGATGTCCACGCCCAGACGCTCGGCGATGAAGTGGGCGAAGCGGGACGAGTCCAGAACACCGGCCTGTCCCATCACCCGGTGGCGAGGCAGGCCGCTCACCTCGGCC encodes the following:
- the mdh gene encoding malate dehydrogenase, with the translated sequence MTRSKKITVVGAGKYGSATAQRLAAMDIAHEVVMTDIVEGLPQGLALDMNQSRPVERYRTRVVGSNGYEETTGSDVGIITAGLARKPGMSRMDLLAVNAKIVRHVTRELVDRSPDVTIIVVTNPLDQMTVLAAEVSGLPRHRVMGQAGVLDSSRFAHFIAERLGVDILSVEALTLGSHGATMVPVPSQCFVDGKPLPRILAQDEIDALVEKTRGGGAEIVAYLKTGSAFYAPSSAAALMARAILEDEGRMTPVCAWLTGEYGLSDIYLGVPARLGAAGVEEVVELDLTATERAGLHAAAAAVRDKVEEMETILST